A single Nostoc sp. PCC 7107 DNA region contains:
- a CDS encoding helix-turn-helix transcriptional regulator produces the protein MLENSPAALGPIADYFKVLSETSRLQVLCSLKAGSKNVSEIIEATGLGQANVSKHLKILAQAGIVQRQPQGVSIYYEIVDPLIFEICELVCDRLSIRLEQQSAQLKQLEAFRSR, from the coding sequence ATGTTAGAAAATTCACCTGCTGCTCTTGGGCCAATTGCTGATTATTTTAAAGTACTTTCAGAAACTAGCAGGCTCCAGGTTTTGTGCAGTTTAAAAGCAGGTAGCAAAAACGTCTCAGAAATTATTGAAGCTACCGGACTGGGACAAGCGAATGTATCCAAACATTTAAAAATTTTGGCGCAAGCGGGAATTGTTCAGCGTCAACCACAAGGGGTAAGTATTTATTATGAAATTGTCGACCCTTTAATTTTTGAAATCTGCGAACTAGTTTGCGATCGCCTCTCAATTCGCCTAGAGCAGCAGTCAGCACAGTTAAAACAATTAGAAGCTTTTCGTAGCCGTTGA
- a CDS encoding iron-siderophore ABC transporter substrate-binding protein, producing the protein MLLLIVVKGVCLLTFARFVWVVKTVFSSLCSLWKHQKMLHKRKFLRFLLTIVVVLAIAACNHNIPQSEKSQIETKTVNNTLGEVEVPLKPQRVIVLEENIILDSVLALGIKPVGVAYCRECEEKFRGIPSDLLAEVPVVGNIGSQPSLEKILSLKPDLILGLTWLKSSYKILSSIAPTVLIDFPTMYNFKDRLRYVAQVLGKSDRAEELLTQYQNRIQKLRQQLGKKLETKTISVIHLAGSADIFYSYRADFITYGQILSDVGLPLIQKNQKQLDLTLSIEVLPEYDADILFIMTEHLSKDFKSANPDSLSFLQKPIWSKLKAVKNKQVYKVNWSVGGAMGANRIIDDLYKYLVNIP; encoded by the coding sequence ATGCTATTATTAATAGTTGTTAAAGGTGTTTGCCTTTTAACTTTTGCTCGGTTTGTTTGGGTTGTCAAGACAGTTTTCTCTAGCTTGTGTAGCTTGTGGAAACATCAGAAGATGTTGCATAAGCGCAAATTTTTACGATTCTTGCTGACAATAGTTGTGGTTTTAGCGATCGCTGCTTGTAACCACAACATACCCCAGTCAGAAAAAAGCCAAATAGAAACAAAAACCGTTAATAATACTTTAGGTGAAGTTGAAGTTCCCCTGAAACCGCAGCGAGTAATTGTATTAGAAGAAAATATAATTCTCGATTCTGTACTGGCTTTGGGTATAAAGCCTGTCGGTGTTGCGTATTGTCGGGAATGTGAGGAAAAATTTCGAGGTATACCCAGCGATTTACTTGCTGAAGTTCCTGTGGTGGGAAATATTGGTAGTCAACCTTCCCTAGAAAAAATCCTCAGCTTAAAACCAGATTTAATTTTGGGATTAACATGGCTCAAGAGTTCTTATAAAATCCTTTCCAGCATCGCACCTACTGTACTAATCGATTTTCCCACCATGTACAATTTCAAAGACAGATTAAGATATGTAGCCCAGGTATTAGGAAAGAGCGATCGCGCCGAAGAACTCCTGACTCAGTATCAAAATCGTATCCAAAAATTACGACAGCAATTAGGGAAAAAATTAGAAACAAAAACGATATCTGTAATTCATCTGGCAGGTTCGGCAGATATTTTCTATAGCTACAGAGCAGATTTTATTACTTATGGGCAAATTTTGAGTGACGTTGGGTTGCCACTAATTCAGAAAAATCAAAAACAACTTGATTTAACATTAAGTATTGAAGTTTTACCAGAATACGATGCAGATATTTTATTTATTATGACAGAACACTTGAGTAAAGATTTTAAATCAGCAAATCCTGATTCTTTATCTTTCCTACAAAAGCCTATTTGGTCAAAACTGAAAGCTGTTAAAAATAAACAGGTATACAAGGTAAATTGGAGCGTTGGGGGGGCGATGGGAGCTAATAGAATAATTGATGACCTCTACAAATATCTTGTAAATATTCCTTAA
- a CDS encoding GUN4 domain-containing protein, translated as MCPVGVRTSNSTHNLETGAAKLWLLLVGVNQYQDEGIPCLSYSAQDCQGLGAALSTATEGFPQKELRIYCDYSEHLPLVENVRKSLQEIAAATQAIDTVLVYFSGHGMLEPSSQKVVLCLQDTQQEDLVNTGLQLQELLQILENCAAQQQLVWLDACHSGDLTFVGAKGDKNALLNSTQELVEILRQRAAKRKGFYALLSCDRGQQSWEFPQLGHGVFTYYLIRGLLGEAADAQGIIEADGLYRYVYHQTLAYIDKANQQLRVINQLKKGRGDNQIHSEYTLQTPKRIVEGVGEVILGLKPNQKGIALHPRQGLIVDGVAQIKTASALIKILSNSGNFEINYWTGRGNSTNLDVRKAIQKCLLSESFSESPKEYQIKETATIFLYLRGQIQETAKGESVLVLADDTVINRSWLRKQLRLCKSQQIIILDCPFLESNIRDWVEELQIGTDAGQCLIACTAPPNDSEKFAATLLEIFIKSSEYSGLTAAGLITQLQINLASTEVNLYFWLSGSQGIIEVFPEQNLLVNEKFDQPTEDIDDLSSSLGIDYSQLRDLLQAGRWLEADAETTNLMLKIAGREQQRHLDLPSLENLACADVLTIDRLWVKYSHGRFGFSVQYRICQSISGIASDPVLSLMLGSTKVAAAETCIDFANRVGWRLKDAWISYDNLTWSEDAAMGHLPFFGFFESVWRVKVLGVWEWHSAIATANWWQLSVKLFSRLEACQTTKI; from the coding sequence ATGTGTCCAGTTGGTGTTCGGACTAGTAACTCTACACATAACCTCGAAACTGGTGCAGCCAAGCTTTGGTTACTACTGGTAGGAGTCAATCAATATCAGGATGAAGGAATACCTTGCTTAAGTTATTCTGCACAAGATTGTCAGGGTTTAGGTGCAGCTTTAAGTACAGCAACTGAGGGATTTCCCCAGAAGGAATTACGAATTTATTGTGATTATAGTGAGCATTTACCTTTAGTAGAAAATGTCCGCAAAAGTCTTCAAGAAATTGCTGCTGCGACTCAAGCAATAGATACAGTTCTCGTTTATTTTTCTGGTCACGGAATGTTAGAACCATCTAGCCAAAAGGTGGTTTTATGTCTGCAAGATACTCAACAAGAAGATTTAGTTAATACTGGGTTGCAATTACAAGAATTATTGCAGATATTAGAAAATTGTGCCGCACAACAGCAGTTAGTTTGGTTAGATGCTTGTCATAGTGGTGACTTAACTTTTGTCGGGGCAAAGGGAGATAAAAATGCTTTACTAAATTCAACACAAGAATTAGTAGAAATTCTGCGTCAAAGGGCGGCAAAAAGAAAGGGATTTTATGCTTTATTGTCTTGCGATCGCGGCCAGCAATCTTGGGAATTTCCCCAATTAGGTCACGGAGTTTTCACCTACTACTTAATTCGCGGATTATTAGGAGAAGCCGCAGATGCTCAAGGTATTATTGAAGCAGATGGATTATACCGATATGTTTATCATCAAACATTAGCATATATAGATAAAGCGAATCAACAGTTACGGGTAATTAATCAACTAAAAAAAGGTAGAGGAGACAATCAAATTCATTCAGAATATACTTTGCAAACACCAAAACGAATTGTTGAAGGTGTGGGGGAGGTCATTTTAGGATTGAAACCAAATCAAAAAGGAATAGCACTTCACCCACGACAAGGTTTAATAGTAGACGGAGTTGCTCAAATTAAAACTGCTTCGGCTTTAATTAAAATACTCAGTAACTCTGGCAACTTTGAAATTAATTATTGGACTGGGCGCGGCAATAGTACAAATTTAGATGTCCGCAAAGCTATTCAAAAGTGCTTACTCTCTGAATCTTTTTCTGAATCACCCAAAGAATATCAAATCAAAGAAACAGCAACTATATTTTTATATCTGCGCGGACAAATTCAAGAAACAGCCAAGGGTGAGTCGGTATTAGTTCTGGCTGATGATACCGTCATCAATCGTTCTTGGTTAAGAAAACAATTACGTTTGTGTAAGTCACAACAAATTATTATTTTAGATTGTCCTTTTTTAGAAAGTAATATCCGTGATTGGGTAGAAGAATTACAAATAGGAACAGATGCAGGGCAATGTTTAATTGCCTGTACTGCGCCACCGAATGATAGTGAAAAATTTGCGGCTACTTTGTTAGAAATATTCATTAAATCTAGTGAATATTCTGGGCTAACGGCTGCTGGTTTAATTACACAATTGCAAATAAATTTAGCATCTACAGAAGTTAACTTATATTTTTGGTTATCAGGTTCCCAAGGCATTATTGAAGTTTTTCCCGAACAAAATTTGTTGGTTAATGAAAAATTTGATCAACCTACTGAAGATATAGACGATTTAAGTTCATCTTTAGGGATAGATTACTCTCAATTGCGAGATTTATTGCAAGCCGGAAGATGGTTGGAGGCGGATGCAGAAACCACAAATCTGATGTTAAAAATAGCTGGGAGAGAACAGCAACGCCATCTTGATTTGCCGAGTTTAGAAAATTTAGCTTGTGCTGATGTACTGACTATTGATCGCCTGTGGGTAAAATACAGTCACGGGCGCTTCGGCTTTAGTGTCCAGTATCGCATCTGTCAAAGTATTTCCGGTATAGCATCTGATCCAGTATTATCTTTGATGCTGGGTAGTACGAAAGTTGCAGCAGCCGAAACTTGCATTGATTTTGCCAATCGTGTCGGCTGGCGGTTAAAAGATGCTTGGATAAGTTATGACAACCTAACTTGGTCTGAGGATGCTGCAATGGGACATTTGCCGTTTTTTGGCTTTTTTGAGTCAGTTTGGCGAGTCAAAGTCTTAGGTGTTTGGGAATGGCATAGTGCGATCGCTACAGCTAATTGGTGGCAATTATCCGTTAAGCTGTTCTCACGGCTAGAAGCTTGTCAAACTACCAAAATATAA
- a CDS encoding MFS transporter, which translates to MSEQPTNNSLRNFIIIWVGQLVSGIGSQMTGIALEIWAWQITGQATTLALVAFFGLLPSIIITPISGVIVDRYNRKLLMMLGDTVAVLATITLLFLYINNSLQIWHLYVAAAFVGTFSQVQYLAYSASVSLMIPKQHYTSASSLEFLSNHSAIIIAPALAGYFYQVIGLFGIWLIDISTFVIAISSILFLPIPQPVEIEEQHEDFWQNMGYGLRYLNVHKSLLLLLVINLLFLFAHDLGGSLYIPMILARTGDDTVVLGNLITAAGFGGVLGALIVNKWGGFKDKIKGILLGMIGVGLTKVVFGLGRTMWVWIPPQFLCSLSFTVSGSADNAIWLAKVAPHVQGRVFAARSLLLQLASAAGVLIAGPLSDQVFIPAFRQGGSMVGILGGIFGTGTAGGIAMLYVICSVCMTLVGIAGFSLPLLRNLEKIVPDHDAVAVTTK; encoded by the coding sequence ATGTCAGAACAACCAACTAACAACAGTCTGCGGAATTTTATCATTATTTGGGTAGGTCAACTAGTTTCTGGTATTGGTAGCCAAATGACCGGCATTGCTTTGGAGATATGGGCATGGCAAATTACAGGACAAGCTACGACTCTCGCGCTAGTAGCCTTTTTTGGCTTACTTCCCAGTATTATTATTACTCCAATTAGTGGTGTAATTGTAGACCGTTACAACCGGAAATTATTGATGATGTTGGGTGATACTGTTGCCGTCCTCGCAACAATTACTCTCCTATTTTTATATATCAACAATTCCTTACAAATTTGGCATCTTTATGTAGCGGCAGCTTTTGTAGGTACTTTTAGTCAAGTTCAATATCTGGCTTACTCCGCATCTGTATCATTAATGATACCCAAACAGCACTATACTAGCGCCAGCAGTCTTGAGTTTTTATCCAATCATAGTGCAATCATTATTGCACCAGCTTTAGCCGGATACTTTTATCAAGTAATCGGTTTATTTGGTATTTGGCTAATAGATATTTCTACTTTTGTTATCGCCATTTCTAGTATTCTATTTCTACCTATTCCCCAACCTGTCGAAATAGAAGAACAACATGAAGATTTTTGGCAAAATATGGGATATGGGTTACGCTACTTGAATGTTCACAAAAGTCTCCTCCTGCTATTAGTAATTAACTTATTATTTTTATTTGCCCACGACCTAGGAGGTTCACTTTATATACCCATGATTCTCGCACGCACAGGTGATGACACTGTAGTGCTGGGTAACTTAATCACAGCCGCAGGGTTTGGTGGTGTTTTAGGAGCATTAATTGTGAATAAATGGGGAGGTTTCAAAGACAAAATTAAGGGTATTTTACTCGGAATGATAGGTGTTGGTTTAACTAAAGTAGTATTTGGTTTAGGTCGAACCATGTGGGTATGGATTCCTCCACAATTTTTGTGTTCTTTAAGTTTTACCGTCAGTGGTAGCGCCGATAATGCAATCTGGTTAGCGAAAGTAGCTCCTCATGTGCAAGGACGGGTTTTTGCTGCACGCTCTTTGCTTTTACAATTAGCTTCAGCTGCTGGCGTTTTGATTGCTGGCCCCTTATCAGATCAAGTGTTTATCCCTGCATTTCGTCAGGGAGGTAGCATGGTAGGTATTTTGGGGGGAATATTCGGGACTGGGACTGCTGGAGGAATTGCGATGTTGTACGTAATTTGCTCGGTGTGTATGACTTTGGTAGGGATAGCGGGGTTTAGTTTGCCATTGCTCCGAAATTTGGAAAAGATTGTACCTGATCATGATGCAGTAGCAGTTACTACTAAGTAA
- a CDS encoding ABC transporter ATP-binding protein has translation MTPLPVTKQHPLLRLLHYAKNYRPQVWVATTFTILNTIFDLAPSYLIGIAVDIVVEQENSIIAQIGITNTIGQLAVLSLLTLLIWTLESLSEFIYDRRWRNLAQTMQHELRLDAYSHLQELELSYFEEHSTGNLLSILNDDINQLERFLDSGAVEILQFITTVLFVGGSFIIIAPNVAPLAILPTPFIFWGSLAFQKRLAPRYADVRDKAGLINSRLANNLSGIATIKSFTAETYERERVLFESEAYLRSNRHAITLSAAFFPAIRFVVVTGFTATLFFGGVAVANNQLTVGTYGFMVFIVQQLLWPFATLSSLMDQYQRAMASIKRVMELLDTTIAIPTGNRLLPLETVRGEVQLKNITFAYNDRTNVLKNLSLHIPSGANIGIVGATGSGKSTLVKLLLRFYEIQSGQILVDGIDIRELQLGELRRCIAWVSQDVFLFHGTVAENITYGSFDASYEEIIHAAKLAQAHEFILQLPQGYDTIVGERGQKLSGGQRQRIAIARAIIKDPPILILDEATSAVDNETEAAIQKSLAMITQNRTTIAIAHRLSTIRHSHCIYVMDDGQIVEQGKHEDLLALNGIYTSLWYVQSGIN, from the coding sequence ATGACCCCTTTACCAGTAACTAAACAGCATCCTCTCCTACGTTTATTACACTACGCTAAAAACTACCGTCCTCAAGTATGGGTGGCGACAACATTTACTATTCTCAATACTATCTTTGACCTTGCACCATCCTATTTAATTGGGATAGCAGTAGATATTGTTGTAGAACAAGAAAATTCCATCATTGCTCAAATTGGCATTACCAATACTATTGGACAGCTGGCAGTTCTATCATTATTAACATTATTAATTTGGACTTTAGAATCACTATCTGAATTTATCTATGATCGCCGATGGCGTAACCTTGCCCAAACTATGCAGCATGAGTTACGTCTTGATGCCTATAGCCATTTACAAGAACTAGAATTAAGCTACTTTGAAGAACATTCCACAGGGAACCTTTTATCAATATTAAATGACGATATCAACCAATTAGAAAGATTTTTAGATTCTGGCGCAGTAGAAATTCTGCAATTTATCACTACAGTTTTATTCGTAGGTGGCTCATTTATTATCATTGCCCCTAATGTAGCTCCTTTAGCCATCCTACCCACACCCTTTATTTTCTGGGGTTCATTAGCATTCCAAAAACGACTTGCACCCCGTTATGCAGATGTACGAGACAAAGCCGGATTGATCAATAGTCGTTTAGCAAATAATCTCTCAGGTATTGCCACTATTAAAAGTTTCACCGCCGAAACCTATGAAAGAGAACGTGTCTTATTTGAAAGTGAAGCCTATCTTCGTAGTAATCGTCATGCCATTACCCTTTCTGCTGCTTTTTTCCCCGCGATTCGCTTTGTAGTAGTCACAGGGTTCACCGCTACCCTATTTTTTGGTGGTGTTGCAGTGGCAAATAATCAGTTAACTGTGGGAACTTACGGCTTTATGGTGTTTATTGTGCAGCAATTACTGTGGCCTTTTGCAACATTAAGTTCCCTCATGGATCAGTATCAGCGGGCAATGGCTTCGATTAAACGAGTCATGGAGTTATTAGATACAACCATTGCTATTCCTACAGGAAACCGTCTTTTACCATTAGAAACAGTACGTGGCGAAGTGCAACTGAAAAATATTACCTTTGCATACAACGATCGCACCAATGTATTAAAAAACCTATCATTGCACATTCCCAGCGGCGCAAATATTGGTATTGTCGGTGCAACTGGTTCTGGTAAAAGTACCCTAGTTAAACTACTACTACGCTTTTACGAAATCCAAAGCGGACAAATCCTGGTTGATGGTATCGATATTCGGGAGTTACAACTAGGCGAACTGCGGCGCTGTATTGCTTGGGTGAGTCAGGATGTGTTTTTATTTCACGGTACGGTAGCAGAAAATATTACTTATGGTAGCTTTGATGCAAGTTATGAAGAAATCATCCATGCGGCCAAACTAGCTCAGGCACATGAATTCATCCTCCAACTACCCCAAGGATACGATACTATTGTTGGCGAACGCGGTCAGAAGCTTTCGGGCGGACAAAGACAAAGAATTGCGATCGCTCGTGCCATTATTAAAGATCCACCTATTTTGATTTTGGATGAGGCGACTTCCGCGGTGGATAATGAAACGGAAGCCGCAATTCAGAAGTCCTTGGCGATGATTACCCAAAATCGGACGACGATCGCGATCGCTCACCGTCTTTCCACAATTCGCCACAGTCATTGCATATATGTGATGGATGACGGTCAAATCGTTGAGCAGGGTAAGCACGAGGACTTACTCGCACTTAATGGAATTTATACTAGTTTATGGTACGTACAATCTGGGATTAATTAA
- a CDS encoding thioesterase II family protein, which translates to MKTMQTFNSYITCPKPNYQANLRLFCLPYAGGSSLIFRTWSSSLPQNVEVCPIEIPGRGKQMKLPAFTQMEPLVKAIAPMLLPYLDQPFAFFGHSMGALISFALAYHLSEEYGKKPSHLFVSASRAPQIPLSKPPIHALPEHEFQEKLRRLNGTPASVLENDELMQLLTPMLRADFTLAETYIYAQQNQATPLECPITAFGGLEDQEVSIQELEEWRSLSQNSFQLQTFSGDHFFIHSSQSILLENLAKHLKVSNLSSL; encoded by the coding sequence ATGAAGACTATGCAAACATTCAACTCTTACATTACTTGTCCTAAACCTAATTATCAGGCTAACTTACGATTATTTTGCTTGCCCTACGCAGGTGGTAGCTCTTTAATTTTTCGGACATGGTCTTCAAGCTTACCTCAGAATGTCGAAGTCTGCCCAATAGAAATTCCGGGACGTGGAAAGCAGATGAAATTACCTGCATTTACGCAAATGGAACCATTGGTGAAGGCGATCGCTCCCATGTTATTGCCATATTTAGATCAACCATTTGCTTTTTTCGGTCATAGCATGGGTGCATTGATCAGTTTTGCCCTGGCTTACCATCTGAGTGAAGAGTATGGTAAAAAACCATCTCATTTGTTTGTTTCTGCTAGTCGCGCTCCCCAAATCCCATTATCAAAACCACCGATCCACGCCCTACCAGAACATGAATTTCAAGAAAAGCTTCGTCGTCTAAATGGTACACCTGCTTCAGTATTAGAAAATGACGAATTAATGCAGCTATTGACCCCGATGTTACGGGCAGATTTTACACTTGCCGAAACGTATATTTACGCTCAACAGAACCAAGCAACACCACTGGAATGTCCAATTACTGCTTTTGGTGGATTAGAAGACCAGGAAGTAAGTATTCAGGAGTTAGAAGAGTGGCGATCGCTTTCCCAAAATTCATTCCAACTGCAAACATTTTCCGGCGACCACTTTTTTATACACTCATCCCAATCTATTTTACTAGAAAATTTAGCCAAACATTTAAAAGTATCTAACTTAAGTTCGTTATAA
- a CDS encoding TonB-dependent receptor translates to MKRWCLSASVHLSFLISLSGCLSVIAVSSVWAGEKPEQQDVERRQITSAKTQQETGSRIPQINEIESSRTDTRMLVQSPAPTNAPEQQGLIEVTQVQAIPSRTGVEIILQTTQGEKLQVTNRSAENNFIADIPNAQLRLPSGDAFTFRSENPIEGISEITVTNLDANTIRVSIAGKTGLPTVELFDGDEGLILALTPAAIATQPQPEQPTSETPPTQEQPAAQQDEPIELVVTGERDEYRVPEASVGTRTDTPLRDIPQSIQVVPRQILREQRATRLGDALRNVTGVNSTRGSGDRADSFTIRGFEIFTGNVLNNGLPDRTLTETRDLYNVERVEVLKGPASVLYGLGNPGGTVNIVTKQPQATPFYEVEATVGSYSLYRGAIDFTGPLNDQKTLLYRLNLAYQNAGSYIDFINNRSFFIAPAISAALSKNTTLTFEGEYSNRTIDSRSVVVLPAVGTVLPGPDGRRIPRNRTVYEPEGDTQIETTRLGYRLEHRFSPNWSLRNDFRVTFERNFDNNQSFFLGLDADGRTANRSTYNSESDSNIYNLTTDISGRFSTGSIEHQLLFGVNMSRFDNFNNFGIDLALLSPLDIYNPAYRQPIVGRIDAVYEDGSRLTDTLGIYIQDQIKFAENFKLLLGGRFDLFTQTNRNSLSNTTDIQAGDAFTPRVGIVYQPIPPISLYASYSESFNPTDGRAADGSLFQPERGTQYEVGIKTELNERISTTLSLYNLTRSNLLTPDPNDARFSIQTGEQRSQGIEFDITGEVLPGWKIFAGYAYTDAEILEDNTYTSGNRLTNVPEHSFNIWTTYEISSGDLRGLGFGLGLFYIGDRVGDLDNSFDVPSYLRTDASIFYRRDRLRVALNVKNLFDTDYFVSVTNRDFALRGDPLTLSGTVSWEF, encoded by the coding sequence ATGAAGCGTTGGTGTTTATCTGCTAGTGTCCATCTATCATTTTTAATCAGTCTTTCGGGATGTTTGAGTGTGATTGCGGTTTCATCGGTATGGGCTGGAGAAAAACCTGAGCAGCAAGATGTGGAGAGGAGACAAATTACATCTGCAAAGACACAACAAGAAACAGGTTCTAGAATTCCCCAAATTAATGAAATAGAGAGTTCCCGCACTGACACTAGAATGTTAGTGCAGTCGCCAGCACCAACTAATGCCCCTGAGCAGCAGGGTCTCATTGAAGTCACACAAGTGCAAGCTATTCCCTCTCGCACAGGAGTGGAAATAATATTACAAACTACTCAAGGGGAAAAACTGCAAGTTACCAATCGTAGTGCTGAAAATAACTTTATTGCAGATATTCCCAATGCCCAACTGCGTTTACCCAGTGGTGATGCGTTCACATTCCGTTCGGAAAATCCGATTGAGGGAATTAGTGAGATCACGGTGACAAACCTTGATGCCAATACGATTCGGGTAAGCATAGCAGGTAAAACAGGATTACCAACTGTTGAGTTATTTGACGGTGATGAAGGTTTGATTTTGGCGTTGACACCTGCGGCAATTGCTACACAACCTCAACCAGAACAGCCAACAAGTGAAACACCACCAACCCAAGAACAACCAGCAGCACAGCAGGATGAACCAATTGAATTGGTAGTAACAGGAGAACGAGATGAATATCGAGTACCAGAAGCCTCTGTGGGAACTAGAACCGATACACCACTACGGGATATTCCCCAATCGATTCAGGTTGTTCCCCGACAAATCTTGCGAGAGCAACGAGCCACTCGCTTAGGTGATGCCTTGAGAAATGTGACTGGTGTGAACTCTACACGAGGCTCTGGCGATAGAGCAGATTCTTTTACAATTCGAGGTTTCGAGATTTTTACTGGTAACGTCCTCAATAACGGACTGCCAGATCGTACCCTGACGGAAACCAGAGATTTATACAATGTAGAAAGGGTAGAAGTTCTCAAAGGCCCAGCTTCAGTACTATACGGTTTAGGCAACCCAGGTGGCACAGTCAACATTGTCACCAAACAACCCCAGGCGACCCCTTTTTATGAGGTAGAAGCCACAGTTGGAAGTTATTCATTATATAGAGGTGCTATCGACTTCACTGGGCCTTTGAATGATCAGAAGACGTTACTGTATCGTCTCAATTTGGCATATCAAAATGCTGGAAGTTACATTGATTTTATTAATAATCGCTCATTCTTTATCGCCCCAGCCATTAGTGCAGCACTCAGCAAAAATACAACTTTGACTTTTGAGGGTGAATATTCCAATAGAACAATTGATTCTCGATCAGTTGTGGTTTTACCAGCTGTAGGTACGGTATTACCTGGGCCAGATGGTCGTCGGATTCCTCGCAATCGCACAGTGTATGAACCAGAAGGTGATACTCAAATCGAAACCACAAGGCTAGGGTATCGGTTAGAGCATCGATTTAGCCCAAATTGGTCATTGCGAAATGATTTTCGTGTCACTTTTGAGCGTAATTTTGATAACAATCAATCGTTTTTTCTTGGTCTTGACGCTGATGGTCGCACTGCAAATCGTAGTACTTATAATTCAGAGAGCGATTCTAATATCTATAACCTGACAACAGATATATCGGGACGCTTTTCTACTGGCTCAATTGAACATCAGTTATTATTCGGTGTAAATATGAGCCGATTTGATAACTTTAATAATTTCGGCATCGATCTAGCACTACTAAGTCCACTGGATATCTATAATCCCGCTTATCGTCAGCCAATTGTCGGTCGAATTGATGCTGTATATGAAGATGGTTCTCGTTTAACAGATACCCTGGGCATCTATATTCAAGATCAGATTAAATTTGCTGAAAACTTCAAGCTTTTACTAGGTGGTAGATTTGATTTATTCACACAAACAAATCGTAATTCTTTAAGCAATACAACGGATATTCAAGCAGGTGACGCATTTACACCGCGTGTCGGAATTGTCTATCAACCGATTCCCCCGATTTCACTGTACGCCAGTTATAGCGAATCTTTTAACCCCACGGACGGTAGAGCAGCGGATGGTAGTCTATTTCAACCAGAACGAGGTACTCAGTATGAAGTTGGGATCAAGACAGAGTTGAATGAGCGAATTTCCACGACTCTTTCTCTTTACAACTTGACACGTTCCAACCTGTTGACTCCAGATCCCAATGATGCACGTTTTTCTATTCAAACTGGTGAACAACGTAGTCAAGGAATAGAATTTGATATCACTGGAGAAGTTTTACCAGGATGGAAGATTTTTGCTGGTTATGCTTACACAGATGCCGAAATTCTTGAAGATAATACTTATACATCTGGTAATCGTTTAACTAATGTCCCTGAACACAGTTTTAATATCTGGACAACTTACGAAATTTCTTCAGGAGATTTAAGAGGACTGGGGTTTGGCTTAGGATTATTTTATATTGGCGATCGCGTCGGAGATTTAGACAATTCATTTGATGTGCCTAGTTATTTACGCACCGATGCCAGCATTTTTTACCGCCGAGATAGGCTCCGTGTTGCGTTGAATGTGAAAAACTTGTTTGATACAGATTATTTTGTTTCTGTTACCAATAGAGATTTTGCACTGCGAGGTGATCCTTTAACCTTATCAGGTACAGTTTCCTGGGAGTTTTAA